DNA from Agathobaculum sp. NTUH-O15-33:
TTATCGCACATGACGTGGATGCCGCGCTCCAGAAAGCACTTGGCGATCGGATAGTGCGTGTCGTTCGGGGTGGTGATGGACACAAAATCGATCCCATCTGCGCGCGCGGCCTCCCGCTCGGCCATTTCCGCATAGCTTGCGTACACGCGTTCCGGCTCGTCAATGTTCCACCGCTGCGCAAACGCGCGGTTTTTCTCAATATTGCGCGAAAAGCAGCCCGCTTTGAGGATGGCGAGGTCGTCCATCAGCGCCGCATGCCGGTGCACATCGCCGATGAAGCCGCCGCCCCCGCCCACCATACCAAATGTTAACTTGTTCATTTCGCATCACCTTCTTTAAAAATTTACATGATAAAAATCCGGACAATCGACCGATCGGATCGGGACAATCCCGCCTGTCAGGCGGGACTGGCGGCAGGCGCTCGCCACCAAGCTTGCGATATAGCCGTCCCAAGCGGAGGGGCCGGTAATGTTTTCCGCTTGTACCGAGGCGATCCATTCGCGAAGCTCAGTGATATACGCCTCATCAAAACGCTCCTGCCAAGTGGGAACGATCTGAAAGGCGCTTTGTCCGTCGCAGCGAACGACCGTGTGGGCCGGATCGGGCAGACTGGCCGTTCCCAGATCCCCCACCACTTCGCAGCGGATGTCGTACCCATAGCGGCAGTACCAGAACAATTCCAGCTCCACGCGAACGCCCTGCTTGGTTTCCAAATAAACGAGCTGCGGATCGATCAAGTCGTCCCCGCAAAAGCGCGAAGAACGCGGAGCGACCAGTTGCGCGGAAACGTAGGTATCTTCGCCGCCGATCAAATAGCGGGTAATATCAAATTCATGCACAAGCGCATTGGTCGCAGACATATCGCTCGTGATTGTTGCGCCGCCCGCCGGAGCTAGGTTGCGGTGCTGCGCCCGTACCACCAGCGGCCTGCCGATAGTCCCCTTTTCAATGACCGTGCGCAGTTCCCGGTAAGCCTGATCGTAGCGGCGCATGAAGCCGACTTGCAGCAGCCGCTTGCCCGCCTTTTGCTCCGCCTCCATGATGCGCAGACAGCCTTCGGGCGTATCCGACAGCGGTTTTTCGCAGAAAACATATTTTCCGGCTTCGATGGCGGCGATCGAAAATTCCTCATGCGTCGGGTCCCAAGACGCGATCATCACCGCGTCCACATCGTCCGCGCGGATCAGCTGCCGCGGCTCCGCGATAAAGCGCGCGCCGCAGTCTGCTGCGACCTGCTTTGCGATAGCCTCGTTCGCATCATTGACCGCCGTGACCCTTGCCCCCGGAATGACCGATTGTATGTTCCCGATATGGTGCCGGCCCATACCGCCGGTCCCTATAACTCCAATGCGTAACATGTTTCCCACTCCTTTTGAATAACCCATGCCTAAAATA
Protein-coding regions in this window:
- a CDS encoding Gfo/Idh/MocA family oxidoreductase, with product MLRIGVIGTGGMGRHHIGNIQSVIPGARVTAVNDANEAIAKQVAADCGARFIAEPRQLIRADDVDAVMIASWDPTHEEFSIAAIEAGKYVFCEKPLSDTPEGCLRIMEAEQKAGKRLLQVGFMRRYDQAYRELRTVIEKGTIGRPLVVRAQHRNLAPAGGATITSDMSATNALVHEFDITRYLIGGEDTYVSAQLVAPRSSRFCGDDLIDPQLVYLETKQGVRVELELFWYCRYGYDIRCEVVGDLGTASLPDPAHTVVRCDGQSAFQIVPTWQERFDEAYITELREWIASVQAENITGPSAWDGYIASLVASACRQSRLTGGIVPIRSVDCPDFYHVNF